One region of Oncorhynchus nerka isolate Pitt River linkage group LG22, Oner_Uvic_2.0, whole genome shotgun sequence genomic DNA includes:
- the mrpl22 gene encoding 39S ribosomal protein L22, mitochondrial, with product MATSVTVGGGFTLLRSVAGQIRSRLFAFGKTQKLPCIHTSAALDVNKNWDRKNLQMFPPQQPDEARRPAEVHHCRRQIKYSKDKMWYLANMIRGMTIDEAIAQLEFNDKKGAKIMKEVLLEAQEMAVRNHNVEYKSNLYVAESFSNKGKYLKRIRYHGRGMFGIMDKVHCHYFVKLVEGLPPKAEQKTGFDQAKNYVEQLKSRTIIHAL from the exons ATGGCGACCTCCGTAACGGTAGGCGGTG GGTTCACACTACTCAGGAGTGTTGCTGGGCAGATACGCTCAAG GCTGTTTGCCTTTGGTAAAACCCAGAAGCTCCCCTGCATCCACACCAGCGCCGCATTAGATGTCAACAAGAACTGGGACAGGAAGAACCTGCAAATGTTCCCACCACAGCAGCCTGATGAAGCACGAAGACCTGCA GAGGTGCACCACTGCAGGAGGCAAATCAAGTACAGCAAGGACAAGATGTGGTATCTAGCAAATATG ATCAGAGGAATGACTATTGACGAGGCCATTGCACAGCTTGAGTTCAATGACAAAAAGGGGGCAAAGATCATGAAAGAG GTTCTCTTGGAAGCCCAGGAGATGGCAGTCAGGAATCACAATGTGGAATACAAGTCCAATTTATATGTTG CGGAATCATTCTCCAACAAGGGGAAGTACCTGAAACGTATCCGTTACCATGGCAGAGGAATGTTTGGGATCATGGATAAAGTGCACTGCCACTACTTTGTCAAGCTGGTGGAGGGGCTTCCACCGAAGGCAGAACAGAAGACTGGCTTCGACCAGGCCAAGAATTACGTTGAACAGCTCAAGAGTCGCACCATTATCCACGCACTCTAG